The stretch of DNA AAGTAATGGCACTTACTCGAAACGACGAAGCTGTACACGAACGAAAAGGTGTTTATCTAAATCCAGATTTCAGCTCTCCACATGCTCAACTTTTTGTTGGCGAGGATATTGATTTGAGAATTTTTTCTTCATTCTGGCAAAGTGCTTATGCAGTTATTGAACCCACAAAAAATGGAGACAGAAGGAGTTTACAATTCTTTGGCAAAGATGGATCGGCTGTGCATAAAATATATCTTACCCCACAAAGCAATGTAGTCGCATTTGACTCTTTGGTAGAGAAATATAAAAATCAGGACCAGAGCTCGGTAGAAAAAATAAATTATCAAGAAGAAATAACTGAAGAAAAAGATGATAAAGAAATCGATGTGGCTGCTTTTCAGAAAGATTGGCTCGACCTTAAAGATACTCATGATTTTTTTATGATGCTAAAAAAACATGCCGTAAGCAGAACACAAGCTATGCGCTTGGCACCGTCGGATTATCATGCGCAAAAAATCGAATCGAATAAAATTGTAGAGGCCCTAGAAAAAGTTGCGAACAATCAGACTCCCATCATGGTTTTCATCGGAAACAAAGGAATGATCCAAATTCATACAGGCCCAATAAAGAAATTAATGTGGCATGACCAATGGTACAATATAATGGATGCTGATTTTAATATGCATTTGGCGATGGACAAAATCGATAGTACTTGGATTGTTCGTAAACCGACCGAAGATGGTGTAGTAACATCGATCGAAGCCTTTAACAAAAAAGGTGAATTGATTGTTCAGTTTTTCGGAAAAAGAAAACCAGGAGTTCCCGAATTAGAGCAATGGCAACAAGTTATTGCAGAATTGTAAGCTCCCTTATTTAATTTATTGTTTTTCTTAACCCGATTCTTATAAGAAAGAATCGGGTTTATTATTTTTTCAGTTAGCAAATCACCATACAAAAAAAGGTTGCCTAAAAGACAACCTTCTTAAGATAGATATAAAATACAGAAATTATCGCAGAGCGATTTTTTTCGATTTTTTGATGCCGTTGCTTTCTATATTCACGATATATATACCAGATCCTAACTTGGATAAATTGATTTTTTTGGTCGTAAATTGTGCGCTCGGACGATAACTTTCTTGATGCACTATTTGTCCATTAAGATTGAACACACTAATCAGCATATTTTCGTTGGTAGAGAATTGTCCATTAAAAACAACCTGAATTGTTTTCGGCTCGCTCTGAATTGTATATACATCAAAGTTGCTGGTTCGGATGTCAGAGATACTTAATGAGCTGGTAACATCTTCATAATCGAAGGTGATTTTCCCGGTAGAGCTTCCTTCGAAACCAGTAAAATTCAGTCGATATATCCTGTTGGTATTGGTGTTTTTGATAAAATAGTTTAGGTTGGATAAACTGTAAGTAGACCCGTTAAAGGTTTTCCAATCGTACCCAATCGAATTTATTTCCGCCTTGTATGCATCGTCATCACTAGGATTTCCCGCTTCTGTTTTGGCTACTTTCACCAAATCTGATTGTAAAATTCCGGTAACAGGATACATTATAGTCCCACCTTCGTATGGTAGTGGGGTTTGGTATTTTGTAAACTTCATCTCCCATTTGTCCTGTTCTGCCTCTGCATTTACAATTTGTTTTGTAGACAGATTATAATAGTTGAAAATACGATTTTGGGATGTATTTTGCTCGATATTTACACGCTCATCGGCAGACCATGTGCCATTTTCCCACTTAGAAAAAGTGAAAGTATAAGTCCCATAAGCCAATTTATCGATGCGTAATTTTATATAATCACCGTTATCATACTTCAAAACAAAAATTATTTTACCGTTGACATGATGCGTTACCATGTCATATTCTCCCCAACCGTAGGTTGCAGAACCATGATTGAAAGCACCTTCGTCCCACTTTTCGACGCTATTATAGAGGGGAACCCAAGTGCTTTCATTGCTTGGTGAGATCGAATTCCAATCGCTAAAAGAATTAGAAGCTTCGAAAACCTGAATACCTTTTGTATCATTTACTCGAATTCCTAAACCATACATAGATTTTCTAAAAAAAGCTAAATCCCATTCTTGTCGATTCACCTCGAATTGTGTCTGATTTTCTAAGCCAAAATATACATCATTTTGATAGGCTTGCCCCATCGAAATTTCACCTTGGATTATTTGAGCTTGCAAGCTAAGCCCTATCAAAAATGTTGTACTAAATAGAGTAAACTTTTTATTCATGATTACAATTTTTATTATTTATTTTTTTGTTTTTAACTATTTATATTATGGTATAAGTTGATATTCTAAACGTGGATATCCTCTTTCTCCTGATGTATTTTTTAGGTTGAGCATTCGTAGTTTATAGAAATAACCTTCTGTGTCTTTTAGGATAAAGAATCGATTTTTGATTACAGTTCCTTCAAAAACATTTCGCCAATTGCTTCCGATAGTTCGTATATCTTTATCGAATTTTGATGCATCAATCATCGATTTTGAAAAACTAGAGAAAGTCTGATCCTTGGTTTCGGTCACCATATACACTTCTACGCTACCCAAGCGATTATGAACGATGAAGTCAGAGTTCCCATACGACCCACTGCCTTCGATGAGCGTGGTAAAAACTGTAAAACCAATATCCCACTTGGTAGATTCTGGTTGAGCTTCTACTAGTTTATGCTCTTGTAGATTGACAAAGCTAAAATTGGCTCGTGAATTTTTTGAGATTACGATTTCTCGATGAGTTGTTTCATTTAATTTGGCATATTGTAGCAGATAATTTCCATTTCTTTTCAATACTCTAATTTTCATCCAACCTCTGTGATCTCCTGCGATTGCCACAGAACCTATTGCAGGTGTTATACTCCCTACCTCATAACCTAGATTGATTAGATAGACACTATTTTCGTCATCATTATCAGCTATTTCTGCAATGGCGGTTTGGTTTATGTCACCAGAAGGATGATCGATATATGCAGCATTTTGTGCATCGAAAGTTCCTACAGCAACTTGCGGAAAGAAAATCTTTACTTGATCTTCTGTTACTTGATCTATATCATAAACCAATAACTTTTTCGCTGCCATATAAATAGATCCGTTGAGGATGACACGAAATTCATTCCCGGTATAAAAACCAAAATCCCACTGATCTCGTCTAACTTCGAACATTTTCTCTTCACTGAGGTCGATATACACTTGGTTTGGTTCATTTGGTCCACCAACATTCGGCGCAAGCGTTGCTCCGATTGATGCCTCGAAAGAAATTGTCAATTGCGTATATCCTTGTATAGAATATGCCTCATCGGATTCGATAGTTTTTATTTTGAATTGAATTCTTTTATCTGCACGATCAAACGGATAAATAAGATTGGTAAAAGAAAAACTCAACCGATTAGCATCTTTCTCATAGGGCAAACGAATTTGTTTGTTTTGTGCTTTTGGAGTTGTGGTGTAATCATTGTCATATTCGGCA from Weeksella virosa DSM 16922 encodes:
- a CDS encoding HmuY family protein; translation: MSKYFWILSFFSVLFFSSCVDDEQPLSQPFVIAFANQSLNYSNIQNEQKIELDFSKPASQNGVVIIEIVDENAEYDNDYTTTPKAQNKQIRLPYEKDANRLSFSFTNLIYPFDRADKRIQFKIKTIESDEAYSIQGYTQLTISFEASIGATLAPNVGGPNEPNQVYIDLSEEKMFEVRRDQWDFGFYTGNEFRVILNGSIYMAAKKLLVYDIDQVTEDQVKIFFPQVAVGTFDAQNAAYIDHPSGDINQTAIAEIADNDDENSVYLINLGYEVGSITPAIGSVAIAGDHRGWMKIRVLKRNGNYLLQYAKLNETTHREIVISKNSRANFSFVNLQEHKLVEAQPESTKWDIGFTVFTTLIEGSGSYGNSDFIVHNRLGSVEVYMVTETKDQTFSSFSKSMIDASKFDKDIRTIGSNWRNVFEGTVIKNRFFILKDTEGYFYKLRMLNLKNTSGERGYPRLEYQLIP
- a CDS encoding hemin-degrading factor, giving the protein MNSTLLHEKWDLLRKEQPNLRIRNAANTLGVSEVELLCLQLGKGVTRLEPKFSDLLQAVESLGKVMALTRNDEAVHERKGVYLNPDFSSPHAQLFVGEDIDLRIFSSFWQSAYAVIEPTKNGDRRSLQFFGKDGSAVHKIYLTPQSNVVAFDSLVEKYKNQDQSSVEKINYQEEITEEKDDKEIDVAAFQKDWLDLKDTHDFFMMLKKHAVSRTQAMRLAPSDYHAQKIESNKIVEALEKVANNQTPIMVFIGNKGMIQIHTGPIKKLMWHDQWYNIMDADFNMHLAMDKIDSTWIVRKPTEDGVVTSIEAFNKKGELIVQFFGKRKPGVPELEQWQQVIAEL
- a CDS encoding T9SS type A sorting domain-containing protein, producing MNKKFTLFSTTFLIGLSLQAQIIQGEISMGQAYQNDVYFGLENQTQFEVNRQEWDLAFFRKSMYGLGIRVNDTKGIQVFEASNSFSDWNSISPSNESTWVPLYNSVEKWDEGAFNHGSATYGWGEYDMVTHHVNGKIIFVLKYDNGDYIKLRIDKLAYGTYTFTFSKWENGTWSADERVNIEQNTSQNRIFNYYNLSTKQIVNAEAEQDKWEMKFTKYQTPLPYEGGTIMYPVTGILQSDLVKVAKTEAGNPSDDDAYKAEINSIGYDWKTFNGSTYSLSNLNYFIKNTNTNRIYRLNFTGFEGSSTGKITFDYEDVTSSLSISDIRTSNFDVYTIQSEPKTIQVVFNGQFSTNENMLISVFNLNGQIVHQESYRPSAQFTTKKINLSKLGSGIYIVNIESNGIKKSKKIALR